CAGAATGAACAGATTGCCGAACAGTAGACGCTCGGCCCTGACACCGCAGCTCGCTGAATCATCGCGCCCCAACCGTGCCCCTTGGTGCAGGCAACGAGCTAGCCGCGCCGCGGCCTTGTGGGAGCCAGTGCGCGCTGCCTGACGAGCGCGAGGGGCAGCGTCGCCAGCGAGATAGCCGCGCAGATGAGCAGTGCCGATGGGAACGACAGTGCGCCGGCAAGCACCCCCAGGAGCACCGAGCCGATTCCGGTGCCGGCGTCGAAGCCGGTGTTCCACACGGCGCTTGCGAGAGAGTAGTGCTGGCGGCGCACCGACGAGAACGCGTCGACGAGGGTGAGGTTTTGCAAGCCGCCGTAGCTGACGCCTAGCAGAGCCAGGCCGGCCAAAAAAGGTACGATCCTGGTCGAAGTCGGATCGATGACTGCCCAAGCGATGAGCGCCAGCGCGACCGTGGTGACCAGCACGAGTGGCCACAGGAACCGCCGAGCCCCGTAGCGGTCGGCGAACGCGCCGAAGCGCCACCGGCAGAGGGCGGTGACGGCGGTCAGCAGGAACAGGCCGATGACGGTCGCCGTCTGGTTGCTGCTCATCTGAGGGGCGAAGGTCAGCATGGCACCGCCGGCGAGCGTGACGCCCAACAAGAGGATCACGGGGCGCAGCAGCCGTGCGATCACAGCGGCCCGCCCGCCGGCGGTGTCGGAATCCCCAGGGGCGGGTGCGCCGTCCCTGCGGGCGTTGTATTCCGCATGCTTCTCGCGCAGCCGGCGCGCCAGCACGAATGCGGCAGGGATCCCCACGAGTGGGCAGCTGCCGATCGCGAACACCAGTGGGAATCCGATGTTCTGCGCCATCCATGGTGCGAACGGAAGCAGGAACAGCTGTGGCGCGGCGATCGCGAGACCGTAAGCTCCGATCGCCCTGCCGCGACGGCTGGGTTCCACCAGTTCCGCCACGGCTGCGCTGCCGACGACGGTCAGCACTCCGAATCCCACCCCGCGCACGGCCGCCAATGTCAGCAGCACGCCCAGCTGATTCGAGAGCAGTTGCGGGAGCGACGCTCCGCCGAGCAGCAGCAGCCCGACGGCGAGGGTTGGCCCCCAGCCGAATAAGCGCAATGCCATGGGGACGAATGCCTGCGCGAGCACGGTGAACAGCATGAGTGCGCCATTGATGAGCCCGGCACCGACCGGCCCCGAGCCTCCCGTCACGGCCCACAGCGGCGCGACGGTGATGAGCACGGCGTAACCGCTGAATCCGAGTGCCGTGGCCCCAAGCAGAGCAGGCATTCCGCGAACCCGCCAGACGGATAGCGAGCCGGTGCCGCTCACGCCCCGGCGGCGGCAATGGTGTAGCGCTCCATCCGTCAGTCATATCAGGATGCCGCGTGCGCGGCACAATCCCGCGCCGACACGGGCAGAGCGGTTGCTTACGCGGCCAAGGGCACTGCGATCTGGATCATCTCGTCGCGGCCGGTGCCGTCCTGATCCGTGTCGAAGCTCAGAGGGCGGCTATATCCGGTCGGGTGGCGGTTTCGATGCGACGGCCTATGCCGCTGCCGCAACCGGTAGCGGTGCGACTCCACGGCTCCGTGCATTGATTCCCGCCTGAACGAACGTCCCACCTATGTTTCCGAGCAGAAGCAGCAACGCGAATTTGCCGCCGGTTCCGCCCCCGGTCACCTGTGAAAGGCCGGCCGAGAACTTCCACAGCCACCAGATCGAGACGATCGGCACGATGTAGAGCCACGTCGTTGGAACCGACGCGCCCTGGGCCTTCATCTCGCCACGCGACTTTGCAAGCCAGACGATCCAGTAGATGCCCAACGTGATGATCGGCAAGAAGAACACTGCGGCGGCGCTGCGACGTTTCATGGGGCTCCCATACTCGAACAGTGGCTCAGACACTACCGGTGAAGCCAAATCGTCAGGAAGACCCCAGATCGGGGCGAGCATGCGCCGCGGATCAAGTAAAAGGGCTTCGCGCTCCCAGAGGCTTTACCGGCCTGACGCCGGGGCGGCTGCGACCGCCGTCGGTGCTGCCCGTCCAGCTGGACGGGCGTAGGAGCCTCCCGACCTCGTGTGAGGCTGGAGGCTCCTCGCAATTGAGGCTAGGCGGCGTCGTCCGGCTTCGGGGATTCAAGCTCGGCAAACTTCGCCCGCATGGTCTCATTACCCTTGGTGAGCTTCTTGATTGTGAGAGACGTCGCCTTGTCGTTGGCCAGACGGAGGTTATTTTCGGAGCCGAGCAGGCCCTCCTTGACCTTCTGAAGGCGATCGATGGCCACGTCGATGTCCTTGATGGCAGCGTCGAACTTGCGCTTGGCAAGGTCGTAGTTCCGACCGAACGCTGACTTGAAGTCTTCGAGCTCGCCCTCAAAGTCGGTGATGTCGATGTTCTGCTTCTTGACCTGCTCCAGCTCAGCCTTCACCAGGATGGTGTCCTGAGCGGCGTTGCGCAGCAACGCGATGATGGCGAGGAAGAACTGGGGGCGGACCACGAACATCTTCGGATACAGGTGCGAGACGTCGGTGATACCCGTGTAGAGATCGGAGTCCTCTTCGAGCATCGACACAAGCACCGCATACTCGCAACCCTTGTCGTTGCGATCCTTGTCCAACTTTGCGAAGAAGTCCGAGTTCTTCTTCTTGGTGGCAGAGAGGTCAGCCTCATTCTTCATCTCGAACATGATCGAGATGTATTCCACCGTGTCTTCGCTGAAGTCGCGGAAGACGTAGTCGCCCTTGGTGCCGCCAGAAGCATCGTTGTCCTTGCCGAACTCGGCGTTGGGGAACGCCAGCGAGCGGGTGCGGTTGAACTCAATTTCGCAGTGCTGTTCGAGCGTTTCGCCGAGCAGCTTGACCGAGAGCTTCGCCTTCATGTCCTTATAACGTTCGATGAGATCGTCCTTGAGGGCAAGCTCCTTGGTGTGCGACTCGCTGAGCGCGGCGTCTTTGACCTTCTGCTCGGCCGTTTGCAGCGCCAGCAGATTCTCGGCCTCGGTGAGGCGCTTCTCCGCGGTTGAGACGGCCTTGGTGACGGCGAGCTCTTGGAGGGTCGCTGCCTGCTGCAGCTCAGACTTCAGGCGCTGAATGTCAGACTCCTTTTCTGCGACGGCCTTTTGCGCCTGCTGGGCGACCTTCGCCTCGGCGAGTTCGATTTCGGTCTGCGTGGCCTTCTCTGCCTCAGCCAAGCGTGCATGGAGCTGCTTTTCGAACTCCACCGTGCGCACCTGCTGCACGATATCGGCGTACTCCGCCTCGTCGATGGTGAATACCGTCCCGCAATGCGGGCATTTGATCTCGTTTGTTGCGCCGATTGATGCATTGTTGTTCATGTCTCGTGCTCCGATCGCTAAGAAGACTGGCCCACAGGCCGGGCGGTTCCAGGGAGACCCCGGCAGTGTCAACGACTTGTGTCGTCGACGCAATGATGGGTCGAAGTGTGCGCTCAGAGCAAGAAACCACTGATAACCCTACTTATCAGAAGCTACTGGCTTGCCTGCGACATTGTCGATACATTTGCCTTGTGTCCACGAGCTCATCACTTCTCATCGACCTGACCGGCGTTGCGCGGTTGGCCGATGTGCAGCGACCCGTGGCATCCGTCTGGCGGTCGCGATTCGCATCAGCGCCCGATCCCTTTCCTCAGGTTGTAAGCGAGAAGGGCGGCCGAACGCTTTTCGATGCGATGTCGGTTGCGCAGTGGCTGGCGCGCACGGAGCACGGGAACAATCCGGACGCGGTCGCCGACGCCGCCGCATCTGCCACACCAGCCGACTTCGATTTCGCAGAGGCGGCGCACGTTGCAGCGGTCGATGCATTGCTTGCTCTTCGCGCTGCTTCGGGGGAGCCCGTTGGCGGTTTTGCGGTCAACGAACTTCGGCGACGAGCTGTCGCCGCTGATCCCGACGATTCATGCCTGGTGACCGAAGTCTCAACTGCCCGTAAGACGTGGCCGGAGTGGGCGGACCTGTTGGCGGACGCCGCTTACTCGCCTATCCAGGCGTCGCAGCTCCTCGAGCGGCGTCATGGGGCGACGCAGTCTTCCGCAGGATCCTCCAGCCCGCTCACACGCGATGCCGAAGCTCTGCTGGTCGCACTGACCAAAGCGCTCACGGCCGACCGGCAGGCGGAACTCGTCGTGGGGGCGGGGATCACCCCGTCGCTTGTCGCCGAATTCGTCTCGCAAATCAGCGACGAGGTTGACGTCGTGGTGTCATCGCTGACTGAGGGACGCGGCATCCGCCGACGGCTCCTCTGCGACGGGCTCATGCTGCCGGCGAGGCACTCCGTTGAGGACGCGTCCCGGCTGTACATCGAGCGTCAACCCTCGCGCGGCGCGAGGTCAACGTCCGAAATGCTGCAGGCCATCGATGAACTTGTGCTCGGGATGCGTGATCGCGATCGTGCGATCGTCCTGGCACCCGCCGCGGTGTTGACAGAGCCCGTCGCGCCCGCCGACGGGCTGGCACGCACGGATGTACTTCGATCAGGACGCGTGCGGGCGATCGTGAAGCTCCCCTCCGGTCTCGTGACTGCTGCCCCACGTGAGGCGCTTGCGCTGTGGGTGCTGGGGCGCGAGATGGGCGATATCCCCATGGCGGACCGGTTCACTGCGGTATCCGACCTGAGCGATGCCACCCTCACGACCGCGACCCGAGCAGACCTCACGAGCGATGTGCTCGCAGCGATGGGAACCGCTCGCGACATCCGTGCCCACGCCTTCCGGTTCACGCGGCTGATCCGCACCGCGTCACTGCTCGCCTCCAGCGGTGCCTTGGTCACCGCAAGCGTATCCGCCGCGACACCGTGGTCTTGGCGCGATCTGCCGGCGCTGCTCGACCAGGCCCGTGCCGATCTCGACGATGACGTTCCCCTGATCGCGCCTGCCGCGGAGCCCGGACCGACCATTGCGCCCGCACGCGTGGAGTCGCTCATTTCCGAACGGCACCTGCGAGTGCTTCCGGGAACACGGGTCACGTCCGAGGAGTATGCGGACTCTGGCTTGGTCGTGATTGCGGCGGAGGATCTCGAGCGCCCCGCACGAATTGGCGATCGCCGGGTGGATCCGCTGGCGTTCGTGGCCACGCATCCGTTGGCCCAACTCACCGCCGCGGGGGACGTGGTTTTTCGCACCGCGCCTACGCCTCGCGCGTGGGTCGATCCCGACGGTTCGAAGGTGGTGGTCCACCCCGCGCGAGTACTCCGTATCGATCAGGCGGACCCCGGCGGGCTCGTTCCCGAGCTTATCGCGGCCGACATCGAGCGTTCCCCGGGTGGCCCGGGAGCGTGGCGTCGGTGGAATCTGCGGCGCGTGCCACCGCTGGTTTCAGCACCATTGCGCGCCGCTCTGACCGATCTCGCGAACCGCCGCGGAGCCTTTGAGCGCCGCATCGCAGCGCTCGACACCTATGCCGATCTGCTCACAACAGGAGTCGTCTCCGGCGCCGTGACACTGACCGATGGCGCCGCGAACGCGGCATCCGAATCCCGATGAAAGGCACCATGCCCCGCACACAGAAGGTCGCCCCCCAGGCTCCATCGACAATGAAGGAGCTGAAAGACACGCTCTGGAAGGCCGCCGACAAGCTGCGGGGTTCGATGGATGCCTCGCAGTACAAGGACGTGATCCTCGGGCTGGTCTTCCTCAAGTACGTGTCGGACGCGTTCGACGAGCGCCGCGGGCAGATCCGCACCGAGCTCGCCGCGGCCGACTATGACGCAGAGCAGATCGCCTCGCTCATCGATGACACCGACGAGTACACGGGCCACGGTGTTTTCTGGGTTCCGCCCAACGCCCGGTGGTCGTTCCTCGCCGAGCACGCGAAGGGAACCGGCAGCGGGGAGCGCACGATCGGCTTGTTGATCGACGAGGCGATGGATGCCATCATGCAGGCGAATCCGCAGCTGACGGGCACTCTCCCGCGCATTTTCAACCGCGACAGCGTCGACCAACGCAGGCTGGGCGAACTGATCGACCTGCTGAACTCGGCACGGTTCGCGGGGCAGGGCCAGTCCGGGGCGTCGGGACGCCGCGCTCGCGACCTCCTCGGCGAGGTGTACGAGTACTTCCTGGAGAAGTTTGCCGCCGCCGAGGGCAAGAGGGGCGGCGAGTTCTACACGCCCGCTGGCGTGGTGCGGGTGCTCGTCCAGCTGCTGCAGCCTGACCACGGCCGGGTGTACGACCCCTGCTGCGGGTCGGGCGGCATGTTCGTGCAGGCGGAGAAGTTCCTTGAGGCGCACGAGGGCGAAGGCTCCGACATCTCGGTGTTCGGGCAGGAGCTCAACGAGCGCACGTGGCGCATGGCGAAGATGAACCTCGCGATCCACGGGCTGACGGGCAACCTCGGGCCGCGTTGGGGCGACACGTTTGCGCGCGACCTGCACCCGGAGCTGCAGGCCGACTTCGTCATGGCCAACCCACCATTCAACATCAAAGACTGGGCGCGAAGCGAGTCGGATCCCCGTTGGAAGTACGGCGTGCCGCCGACAGGCAACGCGAACTACGCCTGGATCCAGCACATCCTCTCGAAGCTCGCGCCCGGCGGCACCGCGGGTGTCGTGATGGCGAACGGATCGATGTCGTCAAATTCGAGCGGCGAGGGCCAGATCCGCGCCGAGATCGTGGAAGCCGACCTCGTGTCATGCATGGTCGCGCTGCCAACGCAGCTGTTCCGCTCGACCGGTATCCCGGTGTGCGTGTGGTTCTTCGCCAAAGACAAGGGCAAGCGCGCCGGCGAGGTGCTCTTCATCGACGCGCGCGGCCTCGGCCACATGGTCGACCGGGCTGAGCGTGCCTTGTCGGACGAGGACATCGCTCGCATCGCCGGCACTTTCCACGCGTGGCGGGGAATCGAATCGGATGCCGCTCCCACCGGTGATCGAGCAGTCGCCGAAGGCCGCGTATCGAGATCCGCTTCCACCTACGCCGACACCCCCGGCTTCTGCTACTCGGCGACCCTCGCCGAAATCAAGGCCGCCGACTACGCGCTCACCCCCGGCCGCTACGTCGGCGCCGCCGAGGTTGAGGACGATGGCGAGCCGATTGAGGAGAAGCTCGCACGGCTCCGGGCCGAGCTAGAGAACCAGTTCGCGGAGTCGGCGCGGTTCGCTGAGGTCGTGCGCGAGCAGTTGCGGAGGGTCGATGTCTGAGTTGCCCTTCGGTGATCTGCTCGCTGAGCCGCTACGCAACGGAGTGAGCTACCCGTCGAGAACGCGGGGAAGTGGCTTTCGAATGATTAACATGCGCGAGATCTTTGCATACGACCGTCTTACGCCTGAGGTGGAATGCGAGCTCGTGCCTCTCACTTCCGGCGAGCAGCTCACGGCTCGGCTTGAGCGGAGCGACCTCTTGTTCGCACGGCAGTCGTTGACTTATGAGGGCGCAGGAAAGGTTTCGCTTGTTCTTGATGACACTGGGCCAACCTGGGACAGCCACCTCATCCGCGCTCGTCTCGATTTGACCAAGGCGGCCCCGCCGTTCTACTACTACTTCTTCAAGTCGCCCGAAGGTCGCCGTCGGGTCGAGACGATCATTCAGCAGGTCGCTGCGGCGGGAGTTCGAGGCTCCGACCTCGCACGACTTTCGGTTCCAGTGCCTCCCCGCAGAGCGCAGCAGGCGATCGCCGAAGTGCTAAGCGCGCTCGACGACAAGATCGCTGCAAACACCGCGCTCGCGGCCACCGCTGATGAGTTGATGCGCGCGGAGTACGCGTCGTTTAATGGGAGGGCGGTCCATATCGGCGATGTGGCCGGCTCGCCGCGGTCAGGCGTCGACCCGTTGACGGTCGACCCGCAGGAGCTCTATGTCGGATTGGAACACCTCGGACGACGCAACATGTGGTTGAGTGACGGCGGCGAAGCCCGTGACGTCACCAGCGCCAAGTCAAAATTCGAACCCGACGACGTGCTCTTCGGCAAACTTCGGCCGTACTTCCACAAGGTGGTGGTCACGCCGACCGCAGGCATCTGCTCGACCGACATCTTGGTTGTTCGTGCCAGGGACTCCCGGGAGTCCAGCCTCCTCATTGCGGCACTGTCGAGCGATGCAGTCGTCGAAGCTGTGGTCGCGGCGAGCGAAGGCACCAGGATGCCCCGGACGAGCTGGAAGGACCTCGCGGCAGTCGAGATCAGATGGCCCGACCCGGCTGATCTCAACCTCGTCGCGTCCAGACTCGATGCGATCAGGGAAGCGACTCTTTCACACCTTGCCGAGAACCGCACGCTCGCCGCAACCCGCGACGCGCTCCTCCCGCGGCTCATGTCCGGCAAGCTCCGCGTTCACGACGCGGAGGTTGCGGCATCCGAAGCCGGCGCATGAGGAGAATGTGTTAGGTTATGACTGAACACGCGAGGCGATTGTTGCCGGACTGCGACACCGTGTTCGCGATGAACCGTCGGTCAGGAGGCAGTGATGCGGTCGATTTCCTCACGAGGCTCAACATTCGCTTTAGGGCACGATTCCAGCGCTACCTCGAGTACCTGTGCAAGGGCATCCCGATCAAGTCGCCGGAGAATTTCCGTCGGCTGAGCCCATCTGGCCCCGACCCGACCGTGTTCGAGATCAAGGTCGACAAGTACCGGCTCTATGTCATACGGGACAACGTCTCGTGGTACGCGACACACGGCCGTGAGAAACCGAAAGACAACCAAGTTCCTCGCGAGGCCTCCAAGGCACTCGCGATCTTCTGGGAATGGAACGGAGAACCCCGATGAACGAGGATGAGGTCTTCCCTATTGGAGACCCGGAGTACGACGCCGTCTACGCTCAAGAGGCGGCGACGATCGACGCATCCGAACTGATTGCACGTGCACTCGAAGCGAGTGGGATATCGCGTGCCGATCTCGCGCGCAGGCTCGGCGTGAGCCGCGGTGAGATCACGGCACGGCTGAAGGGTGAGCGCAACATCACCGTCCGCACGCTCGCGGAGACTCTCCACGCGCTCGGCGAACACCTCTCGCTCGACTCAGAGCGTGCGGTGGACGAGCGGCGGGCGCGTGCTCGCGAGTGGCAGCGGCACGAAAGCGCACACACGCCAACAGCGGCGGTTCGCGCAGGCGGATGGATACGCCCCGAGGTGCACCGTGCCCGGTGATGCTATCCGCATCGTCTCACCCATGGTGATGGAGGTCAGCGCATCGGTGCTGGACGAGGCCGAATCCCACGTCACGTGGAGTGTCGGCTACGCGCCTGAACTCGATGAGGACGGGGGGCGGTTCCTCCTCGCGAATCTCCACGCTGGGAGTCTGGCTGGACGCGTCGATGTGGAGGTCTCGGCCACTCAGTTCGGCGGTCGAGCTACTGCATCATTCGACCGCGACGAGTCAGACCGATTCGCTACCGAGCTTGCCGGTGCTGAAGCATTGGAGACGCTCTACGACTTCACGCGCATCATCGCCCGGGGGCTGCTCGGCACCGCTGACATTGACCTTGAACTGCCGCTCGCCAGCCCGACGCCGGAGATCACGCAATTGGTGAGGTCGACGGATTCGGAAACAGAAGCTGAACCGACCGAGGGTGCTGATCACTGATGGCGTTCGCCGCAGCCGGCGCCGCCCCGATCCTCCTTCCTGGCGCAGAGGCCGCGATTATCGGCGGCGTGGGCGTAGGGAAGCCATGACCGGGACCGGCAGCGAGAAGCCCGCTCGTTGCACCGCAGTGTGGTGCCGAGCGGAGTCAGTATGCATCAAAGGTTTGCAAACCATGCCGAAGAAGTAAGATAAACTTACTTTTACTTGCATGTTCGATTCGAACAAGAAGAATGAGCCCATGCGCACCGACTTGTACGTGAGCACGCGCTTCGGTGAGTTGACAACCAACCCGACCGGGGCATGGACGCACCCGTACTTTCTGCCGCGCCGGATTCCCCGTGAACTCACTCTCGGTGCAGAATCTATGGCGGCAGTATCACGGGCTGATCTTGCGCTCGGTCGCCTATCCGGCCTGGCGATGCTCGTCAATGACCCCGAACTCCTCCTCGGCCCGGCAATGGCGCAGGAGGCTTTGTCGAGCTCA
The Rathayibacter sp. SW19 DNA segment above includes these coding regions:
- a CDS encoding MFS transporter, with the protein product MPALLGATALGFSGYAVLITVAPLWAVTGGSGPVGAGLINGALMLFTVLAQAFVPMALRLFGWGPTLAVGLLLLGGASLPQLLSNQLGVLLTLAAVRGVGFGVLTVVGSAAVAELVEPSRRGRAIGAYGLAIAAPQLFLLPFAPWMAQNIGFPLVFAIGSCPLVGIPAAFVLARRLREKHAEYNARRDGAPAPGDSDTAGGRAAVIARLLRPVILLLGVTLAGGAMLTFAPQMSSNQTATVIGLFLLTAVTALCRWRFGAFADRYGARRFLWPLVLVTTVALALIAWAVIDPTSTRIVPFLAGLALLGVSYGGLQNLTLVDAFSSVRRQHYSLASAVWNTGFDAGTGIGSVLLGVLAGALSFPSALLICAAISLATLPLALVRQRALAPTRPRRG
- a CDS encoding DUF4234 domain-containing protein, whose translation is MKRRSAAAVFFLPIITLGIYWIVWLAKSRGEMKAQGASVPTTWLYIVPIVSIWWLWKFSAGLSQVTGGGTGGKFALLLLLGNIGGTFVQAGINARSRGVAPLPVAAAA
- a CDS encoding class I SAM-dependent DNA methyltransferase, encoding MPRTQKVAPQAPSTMKELKDTLWKAADKLRGSMDASQYKDVILGLVFLKYVSDAFDERRGQIRTELAAADYDAEQIASLIDDTDEYTGHGVFWVPPNARWSFLAEHAKGTGSGERTIGLLIDEAMDAIMQANPQLTGTLPRIFNRDSVDQRRLGELIDLLNSARFAGQGQSGASGRRARDLLGEVYEYFLEKFAAAEGKRGGEFYTPAGVVRVLVQLLQPDHGRVYDPCCGSGGMFVQAEKFLEAHEGEGSDISVFGQELNERTWRMAKMNLAIHGLTGNLGPRWGDTFARDLHPELQADFVMANPPFNIKDWARSESDPRWKYGVPPTGNANYAWIQHILSKLAPGGTAGVVMANGSMSSNSSGEGQIRAEIVEADLVSCMVALPTQLFRSTGIPVCVWFFAKDKGKRAGEVLFIDARGLGHMVDRAERALSDEDIARIAGTFHAWRGIESDAAPTGDRAVAEGRVSRSASTYADTPGFCYSATLAEIKAADYALTPGRYVGAAEVEDDGEPIEEKLARLRAELENQFAESARFAEVVREQLRRVDV
- a CDS encoding DUF2130 domain-containing protein, whose product is MQQVRTVEFEKQLHARLAEAEKATQTEIELAEAKVAQQAQKAVAEKESDIQRLKSELQQAATLQELAVTKAVSTAEKRLTEAENLLALQTAEQKVKDAALSESHTKELALKDDLIERYKDMKAKLSVKLLGETLEQHCEIEFNRTRSLAFPNAEFGKDNDASGGTKGDYVFRDFSEDTVEYISIMFEMKNEADLSATKKKNSDFFAKLDKDRNDKGCEYAVLVSMLEEDSDLYTGITDVSHLYPKMFVVRPQFFLAIIALLRNAAQDTILVKAELEQVKKQNIDITDFEGELEDFKSAFGRNYDLAKRKFDAAIKDIDVAIDRLQKVKEGLLGSENNLRLANDKATSLTIKKLTKGNETMRAKFAELESPKPDDAA
- a CDS encoding helix-turn-helix domain-containing protein — encoded protein: MNEDEVFPIGDPEYDAVYAQEAATIDASELIARALEASGISRADLARRLGVSRGEITARLKGERNITVRTLAETLHALGEHLSLDSERAVDERRARAREWQRHESAHTPTAAVRAGGWIRPEVHRAR
- a CDS encoding restriction endonuclease subunit S — encoded protein: MSELPFGDLLAEPLRNGVSYPSRTRGSGFRMINMREIFAYDRLTPEVECELVPLTSGEQLTARLERSDLLFARQSLTYEGAGKVSLVLDDTGPTWDSHLIRARLDLTKAAPPFYYYFFKSPEGRRRVETIIQQVAAAGVRGSDLARLSVPVPPRRAQQAIAEVLSALDDKIAANTALAATADELMRAEYASFNGRAVHIGDVAGSPRSGVDPLTVDPQELYVGLEHLGRRNMWLSDGGEARDVTSAKSKFEPDDVLFGKLRPYFHKVVVTPTAGICSTDILVVRARDSRESSLLIAALSSDAVVEAVVAASEGTRMPRTSWKDLAAVEIRWPDPADLNLVASRLDAIREATLSHLAENRTLAATRDALLPRLMSGKLRVHDAEVAASEAGA